From one Plasmodium malariae genome assembly, chromosome: 12 genomic stretch:
- the P48/45 gene encoding 6-cysteine protein, putative, producing MSSSYMKKFYFILLICKILLLKVSTGDDNSYVSPKDMSSQVTTFLGFKCNFSTKGVHNLEPDILENRSILCSIHSYFIYDKIRLTIPKGGSESKFKILPEKCFETVYTDMNKKNETKIDTLGLVDYEVKEDKTSADSVDKILTISPFNNKDVEFFCLCDNTKKVVSNIEGRSALIHVRVLKYPYDIILVNLTKESYPYLADIYNIKSFNDKKLNVQLKEGDLFVLACEQIDKKCFQKSHNNGELYKSNKIVYHKNFTIFKAPIYITTDTVNAECSCKVDNSTIYTTIISPHNSKKTIHGCNFSSDSTSHTFTNNIDMTALADNAHITCNVELTDKSYNHLLGISCPGDIVPDCFFQVYQPQEGELEPSKIVYLDAQLNMGNIEYYDDSKGDNKIKIFGLVGSLQETTSFTCICKKDKKTAYMTIKVASAYYGFLARIFILLIVLILLYI from the coding sequence ATGTCCAGCagttatatgaaaaaattttacttcattCTACTGATATGCAAAATATTACTCTTAAAAGTAAGTACAGGAGATGATAATTCATATGTATCTCCTAAAGATATGAGTAGTCAAGTGACAACATTTTTAGGATTCAAATGTAATTTTTCTACTAAGGGTGTACATAATTTAGAACCGGATATCCTAGAAAATAGATCGATATTATGTAGTATCCactcatattttatatatgacaaAATAAGATTAACAATACCTAAAGGTGGGTCAGAATCTAAGTTTAAGATATTACCAGAAAAGTGTTTTGAAACTGTATATACAGACatgaataagaaaaatgaaactaAAATAGATACATTAGGTCTAGTTGATTATGAAGTAAAAGAAGATAAAACAAGTGCAGATTCTGtagataaaattttaactatttctccatttaataataaagatgtAGAGTTCTTTTGTCTATGtgataatacaaaaaaggtAGTATCTAATATTGAAGGAAGGAGTGCATTAATACATGTACGTGTATTAAAATATCCTTATGATATTATACTAGTTAACTTAACAAAAGAATCTTACCCATATCTAgctgatatatataatattaaatcatttaatgataaaaaattgaatgtACAATTAAAAGAAGGAGATCTATTTGTCTTAGCATGTGAACAAATTGATAAGAAATGTTTTCAAAAATCACATAATAATggtgaattatataaaagtaacaaaatagtatatcataaaaattttactatatttaaagctccaatatatattactacaGATACTGTAAATGCAGAATGTTCATGTAAAGTTGATAATTCTACTATTTATACTACAATTATAAGTCCacataattcaaaaaaaactATACATGGATGTAATTTTTCATCTGATAGTACTTCTCATACATTCACAAATAATATTGATATGACTGCTTTAGCTGATAATGCACATATTACATGTAATGTCGAATTGACCGACAAAAGTTATAATCATTTATTAGGGATAAGCTGCCCTGGAGATATTGTACCTGATTGTTTTTTTCAAGTATATCAACCACAAGAAGGTGAATTAGAACCATCcaaaattgtttatttaGATGCACAATTAAATATGGGAAATATTGAATATTATGATGATAGTAAAGgtgataataaaattaaaatatttggcTTAGTTGGAAGTTTACAAGAAACTACTTCCTTCACCTGTATTTGTaagaaagataaaaaaactGCCTATATGACAATTAAAGTAGCATCCGCTTATTACGGATTTTTAGCtagaatttttatattattaattgtCCTAATATTGCTATATATATGA
- the P47 gene encoding 6-cysteine protein, putative → MKLSILAAVTSLFFIREIVNEGISMIEYVCDFHFNPLTSVNPSLKEGEDKFEQIGCTVNNPSLSDIVALICPKKKESRYSKVEIVPSTCFSTHLYSPYDSEKDAKDFKKLDVEKILTVNKTFDDFELRTLVIPHSYKKNKTIYCRCDNRETENGIGSNEKEKGKVGLVKIILNQKDENPRGVDITGSNEFSQDGITGTDYNREIQIKENEVIHLKYTGFKNTYEDQCDNLMNIKFGFISEYFFSLRMPTVFLSPINCTLTFETNSSTYKIVLKSEKTGTIDGCDFTKPKGEGMYLNGFNLNDITDEEICSVHIKSGKKNLAAGFRCPYKLTPTYCFRHVLYEKTINGEKKFETFLLDDVLETIDVEYYANLKLRAFVVGFPTRPEKNKVIRCICENAGKKGIMELTIDSASTSFVSLVLVLLVVAFLYLN, encoded by the coding sequence atgaaattatCAATACTAGCTGCAGTAACGTCACTATTTTTCATAAGAGAAATTGTGAATGAAGGAATAAGTATGATTGAATATGTATGCGATTTTCATTTCAATCCTTTAACTAGTGTTAATCCATCATTAAAGGAAGGAGAAGATAAGTTTGAACAAATCGGATGTACAGTAAACAACCCTAGCTTATCAGACATCGTTGCATTAATTTGTCCAAAGAAAAAAGAGTCTCGATATTCGAAGGTTGAAATTGTTCCTTCTACATGTTTTTCTACTCACCTATATTCTCCTTACGATTCTGAGAAAGATGCAaaagattttaaaaaactagatgttgaaaaaatattaactgtAAACAAAACTTTTGATGATTTCGAATTAAGAACATTAGTTATTCCACAtagttataaaaagaataagacTATTTATTGTAGATGTGATAACAGAGAAACAGAAAATGGAATTGGatcaaatgaaaaagagaaagGAAAAGTAGGattagtaaaaattattttaaaccaaaaagatgaaaatcCAAGGGGTGTAGATATTACTGGATCTAACGAATTTTCACAGGATGGTATAACAGGAACAGACTATAATAGagaaattcaaataaaagaaaatgaagttattcatttaaaatatactgGTTTTAAGAATACATATGAAGATCAATGTGataatttaatgaatatCAAATTTGGTTTTATttcagaatattttttttctcttagaATGCCTACTGTTTTTTTGAGCCCAATTAATTGCACATTAACATTTGAAACAAATAGTTCTACTTATAAAATTGTTCTTAAATCAGAAAAAACAGGAACTATTGATGGTTGTGATTTTACTAAACCTAAAGGTGAAGGCATGTATTTAAATGGTTTCAACCTGAACGATATAACTGATGAAGAAATTTGTTCTGTCCATATAAAATCAGGTAAAAAGAATCTTGCTGCTGGTTTTAGGTGTCCTTATAAATTAACTCCTACTTATTGTTTTAGACAtgttttatatgaaaaaacaattaatggagaaaaaaaatttgaaacgTTTTTGTTAGATGATGTATTAGAAACAATTGATGTAGAATACTACGCCAATTTAAAACTAAGAGCTTTTGTCGTTGGATTTCCAACTAGACcagagaaaaataaagttataaGGTGCATTTGTGAAAATGCTGGCAAAAAAGGAATCATGGAATTGACAATTGACTCTGCTAGTACGAGTTTTGTTAGTTTAGTTTTAGTATTACTTGTTGTTGCATTCCTATATTTGAATTAA
- the WDR92 gene encoding WD repeat-containing protein 92, putative, with protein MHIQNKPQIIEHINYSLDNTIYDVKWVDGKSNIIAVGELLDKKGYINIYNLNKGNFTCISNNRTDKGIKTICPFYSHSGSYTIACSFDGSILLYDINNLSEPYYSIKKHSKLINKIDCKSYKNNNIIVSASRDGSVKIFDIRTNHESPQKTQTICLTAGNNYIEENSYCETGQENLNICAGYDNGDIKFFDIKMMLIEHEANVNNGVCSINYDRKDTKRNKLICSTLEGNIYIFNLDVYSEDSGFAYSKDQIISGTCWGTPFLPQNRDIFATLGGDGNLILYKYINPEKNYVFDELKGCKRGIIGELEKLNYQNVSTQPIISFDWNKDKLGLCVFASLDQTIRIYIITKLNLY; from the exons ATGCACATACAAAATAAACCACAAATAAttgaacatataaattattcattGGATAATACTATATACGATGTGAAATGGGTTGATGGAAAATCAAACATCATTGCTGTTGGAGAATTATTAGATAAAAAGggatacataaatatttataatttaaataaggGGAATTTTACGTGTATTTCTAATAATCGAACAgataaaggaataaaaactATTTGTCCTTTTTATTCTCATTCGGGAAGCTACACTATTGCTT GCTCATTTGACGGTAGCATATTGTTATATGATATCAACAATTTGTCTGAGCCATATTATagcataaaaaaacatagcaagttaataaataaaatagactGCAAAagttacaaaaataataatattatcgtAAGTGCAAGCAGGGATGGATCggttaaaatttttgacaTAAGGACAAACCATGAA AGCCCCCAAAAAACTCAGACTATATGCCTGACTGCTG GAAATAACTACATTGAAGAAAATTCGTATTGTGAGACTGGACAGGAAAACTTGAATATATGCGCAGGATATGACAATGGggatattaaattttttgacATAAAAATGATGTTAATTGAGCACGAG GCTAATGTTAACAATGGAGTTTGTTCTATAAATTACGACAGAAAAGACACCAAacgaaataaattaatttgcTCAACGCTAGAAGggaatatttacattttcaaCTTAGATGTCTACAGCGAAGATTCCGGGTTTGCATATAGCAAGGACCAAATAATATCAG GAACTTGCTGGGGTACTCCATTTTTGCCGCAGAACCGGGACATTTTTGCAACATTAGGGGGAGACGGAAAT ctaattctgtataaatatataaacccggaaaaaaattatgtatttgaTGAATTGAAAGGATGCAAAAGGGGAATAATTGGAGAATTAGAAAAGTTAAATTACCAGAACGTTTCTACTCAACCAATAATTTCATTTGATTGGAATAAAGACAAGTTAGGTCTTTGTGTTTTTGCTTCCTTAGATCAAACAATTAGGATTTACATAATAACGAAGCTAAATTTGTACTAA
- the PmUG01_12018000 gene encoding conserved Plasmodium protein, unknown function, giving the protein MNRNTIIYEENADGNEKKKRKLFEDTPNFDSNFFSNYLTEYNVDHVNFSRVSSNQISSNQINCNQSNNVLDSTYQNSKETNYCDNFYPNDNSFNIYKQNKKDDPLLGFNNNCNNNIQFDKNLLINSIDVLLNFMNYNYLNETIKHEALHENLLNLRFYILSLNDDKFIQKKITEYFLKM; this is encoded by the coding sequence ATGAATAGgaatacaataatatatgaagaaaatgctgatggaaatgaaaaaaaaaagagaaaactTTTCGAAGATACGCCAAATTTTGACTCCAACTTCTTTTCAAATTACTTAACAGAATATAACGTTGATCATGTTAATTTCAGTCGGGTAAGCAGCAACCAGATCAGCAGTAATCAAATAAACTGCAATCAGTCTAACAATGTACTAGACAGTACTTATCAGAACAGTAAAGAAACAAACTACTGCGACAATTTTTATCCTAATGACAactcatttaatatatataaacaaaacaaGAAGGATGACCCATTATTAGGCTTCAACAATaactgtaataataatatacaatttGACAAAAATTTGCTAATAAACAGTATTGatgttcttttaaattttatgaattataacTACTTAAATGAGACGATAAAGCATGAAGCTCTTCatgaaaatttattgaatttGCGTTTCTATATTCTTAGCTTAAATGATGATAAATttatccaaaaaaaaataacagaaTATTTCCTGAAAATGtaa